The Methanobacterium sp. BAmetb5 genome includes a region encoding these proteins:
- a CDS encoding UDP-glucose/GDP-mannose dehydrogenase family protein, which yields MKITVIGTGYVGLVTGTCFSEMGNKVYCIDIDNGKVECLKKGIIPIYEPGVEELVLKNQSKGELIFTNNLKEGLDNSNLCFIAVGTPMGEDGSANLQYVLDVAKDIGQLVNHDIIVVNKSTVPVGTADKVKTTILNELEQRNLKLNVEVVSNPEFLKEGSAVEDFMRPDRVIIGSSNGNVIETLKELYAPFTTNHERFITMDIRSAEMTKYAANAMLATRISFMNEIANICEKVGADINNVRMGIGSDKRIGYNFLYAGCGYGGSCFPKDVKALIKTAANHGYDANILKKVEELNNQQKLSLVRKVVDKFGENLSDFTFGIWGLSFKPGTDDMREAPSVVTINKLCQLGAKVQVYDPQAMEVAEKYYFKDNKQVKYAKNKYDALDSAHSLLLLTEWKEFRSPDFEEMSKRMINKIIFDGRNQYNKETLHEIGFDYHQIGNGYKGS from the coding sequence ATGAAAATAACAGTTATCGGAACAGGTTATGTGGGGTTAGTCACAGGTACCTGTTTTTCAGAAATGGGGAATAAAGTTTATTGCATAGATATTGATAATGGGAAGGTAGAATGTCTAAAAAAAGGTATCATACCCATTTATGAACCAGGAGTAGAAGAATTAGTACTTAAAAACCAGTCCAAAGGGGAACTTATCTTTACCAATAACCTTAAAGAAGGTTTGGATAATTCTAATCTCTGTTTCATCGCCGTGGGCACTCCCATGGGTGAAGATGGCAGTGCTAATTTGCAGTATGTTCTTGATGTGGCTAAAGACATTGGACAATTGGTAAATCATGACATAATCGTAGTTAACAAATCCACAGTTCCAGTGGGAACCGCCGATAAAGTTAAAACCACTATCCTGAATGAATTAGAACAAAGAAATCTTAAGCTCAATGTTGAAGTAGTTTCTAACCCTGAATTCTTAAAGGAAGGATCTGCAGTGGAAGATTTCATGCGACCTGACCGGGTGATAATTGGATCAAGTAATGGAAATGTAATTGAAACCTTGAAAGAATTATACGCTCCATTCACCACAAACCATGAGAGATTTATCACCATGGATATTCGCAGCGCAGAAATGACTAAATATGCCGCCAATGCCATGCTCGCCACCAGAATATCCTTCATGAATGAAATAGCCAATATTTGTGAAAAAGTAGGCGCCGATATTAATAATGTGCGTATGGGCATAGGCAGTGATAAAAGGATTGGATACAACTTTTTATATGCGGGTTGTGGATATGGGGGTAGTTGCTTCCCTAAAGATGTTAAAGCTCTGATTAAAACCGCTGCCAATCATGGATATGACGCTAACATATTAAAAAAAGTGGAAGAACTCAACAACCAACAAAAACTTTCATTAGTACGTAAAGTAGTAGATAAATTTGGGGAAAACCTCTCGGACTTTACCTTCGGAATATGGGGCCTTTCCTTTAAACCCGGAACTGACGATATGCGAGAAGCACCTTCAGTGGTCACCATTAACAAATTATGCCAATTAGGGGCTAAAGTGCAGGTTTATGATCCACAGGCAATGGAAGTTGCTGAAAAGTACTATTTTAAAGATAACAAACAAGTAAAATATGCAAAAAATAAGTACGATGCCCTAGATAGTGCCCATTCTTTACTGTTATTGACGGAGTGGAAGGAATTCAGAAGTCCGGACTTCGAGGAAATGAGTAAGAGAATGATTAATAAAATAATTTTCGATGGTAGAAACCAATATAATAAGGAAACACTACACGAAATTGGCTTTGACTATCATCAAATAGGCAATGGTTATAAAGGAAGTTAA
- a CDS encoding ABC transporter permease, translated as MAAGNVTGHRFLYNFRKYKFLLYQLVSRDIKTKYRKSVLGVFWSFLEPLLTMIVLTIIFSTLFKGFGVENYPVYLLTGRLIFTFFSGGTTAAMRSIRSSASILKTVYVPKYIYSLSAVLSNFVTFLLSLVVLFLVMAATNAPFTLYIIFTSLPILALLFFTIGVGLIVATINVFFRDLEHLYGVLMTLLMYATPIFYPASIVPASFRFIQDYNPVYAVIECCRSAFLYGKLYDPHQLIFALISAAVAMIVGLALFYKYQDKFILHV; from the coding sequence ATGGCAGCAGGGAACGTCACTGGGCACAGATTTCTATACAATTTTAGGAAATATAAATTCTTACTTTACCAGTTAGTAAGCAGAGACATAAAAACCAAGTACCGTAAGTCGGTTTTAGGAGTATTCTGGAGTTTTTTAGAACCCCTCCTTACCATGATCGTGCTCACCATCATATTTTCAACATTATTTAAAGGTTTTGGGGTGGAAAACTATCCTGTGTACTTATTAACTGGTAGATTGATATTCACCTTCTTTTCAGGTGGAACCACTGCTGCCATGCGATCAATAAGGAGTAGTGCAAGTATCTTAAAAACAGTTTACGTGCCAAAATATATTTATTCCCTTTCAGCAGTATTATCCAACTTTGTAACCTTCTTACTATCCCTGGTAGTGTTATTTTTAGTAATGGCTGCCACCAATGCACCATTTACCCTTTACATAATATTCACCAGTTTACCTATCCTAGCCCTGCTGTTCTTCACCATAGGGGTGGGACTGATAGTGGCCACCATAAACGTCTTCTTCCGTGATCTTGAACATTTGTATGGGGTTCTTATGACTCTATTAATGTACGCTACGCCCATATTCTACCCTGCTAGCATTGTACCGGCCAGTTTCAGATTTATTCAGGATTATAACCCAGTTTATGCTGTTATAGAATGTTGTCGGAGTGCTTTTCTCTACGGTAAATTGTACGATCCACATCAACTAATATTCGCATTAATATCGGCTGCAGTGGCCATGATTGTAGGTTTAGCACTGTTTTATAAATACCAGGATAAATTCATACTACACGTATAA
- a CDS encoding ABC transporter ATP-binding protein, which yields MENTVIKVENVKMKFNLSKERTDNLKEYVIKFLKRELQYQPFWALNDVSFEVEKGDKFGIIGLNGAGKSTLLKLISRVMKPTEGKIWVKGSMVPLLEMGAGFDPDYTGRENIFLKGALLGYTRPFLEEKFDEIVEFSELEEFIDVPLKNYSSGMKARLAFSIATMVEPEILIVDEVLSVGDAKFQQKSREKMNSLLDEDATVLFVSHATQQVRNICNRAIWLDKGKLIAEGPVDEVCNAYEKFIQLKD from the coding sequence TTGGAAAACACGGTTATTAAGGTTGAAAATGTAAAGATGAAATTTAACTTAAGTAAGGAAAGAACAGACAACCTTAAAGAATATGTTATTAAGTTCCTAAAAAGAGAACTACAATATCAACCATTCTGGGCCTTAAATGACGTTTCTTTTGAAGTTGAAAAGGGAGATAAATTCGGGATAATTGGATTAAATGGTGCGGGTAAAAGCACACTTTTAAAACTTATTTCTAGGGTAATGAAACCAACGGAAGGTAAAATCTGGGTAAAAGGAAGTATGGTGCCTTTATTGGAGATGGGTGCTGGTTTTGATCCAGATTACACTGGTCGGGAGAATATTTTTCTCAAGGGAGCTCTATTAGGATACACCCGGCCTTTTTTAGAAGAAAAATTCGACGAAATAGTGGAGTTTTCCGAGTTAGAAGAATTCATCGATGTCCCCCTGAAAAATTACTCATCAGGGATGAAAGCCAGACTGGCATTTTCCATAGCTACTATGGTTGAACCGGAAATATTAATTGTTGATGAAGTCCTATCGGTGGGAGATGCTAAATTCCAGCAAAAAAGCCGTGAAAAAATGAATTCATTATTGGATGAGGATGCAACGGTTCTTTTTGTATCTCATGCCACTCAACAAGTAAGGAATATATGTAACAGGGCGATATGGCTGGATAAGGGGAAATTAATCGCTGAAGGTCCTGTTGATGAAGTTTGTAATGCTTATGAGAAATTTATCCAGTTAAAAGATTGA